The genomic DNA GCCCTTCGCGCTGCAGGCGGGCGGGCTGACCTATACCTCGGCTGTCGATTGCGTGCTGCTGGCGATGGTCGGCCTGGGGCTGAACGTCCTGCTGGGCCAGACCGGCCTGGTGTCCTTCGGGCATGGCGCGTGGTACGGCATTGGCGCCTACACGGTCGCCATCCTGCAGGTGCGTTATCTGCCCGACAGCGTGGTGCTGCCCGTGCTGGGCGCGGTGGCGCTGGTGGCGGTGGCGTCGCTCGCCGTGGGCGCGCTGGTGCTGCGCCGGCGCGGCGTGTATTTCTCGCTGCTCACGCTGGCTTTTTCGGCGCTGTGCTTCACGGTGGCGTTTCGCTGGACCTCGCTGACGGGCGGCGAGAACGGCATGGGCGGCATCGAGCGCCACAGCCTGTTCGGCCTGCCGCTGGATCATGGGCCGACCTTCTATGCTGTGGTGGCCGTGATCGGGCTGGTGGTGGCCGCCCTGCTGCTGCGCCTGACGCACTCGCCTTTCGGCAAGGTGCTGCTCGCCATCCGCGAGAACGAGGTGCGCACGCGCTTCGTCGGCTATCCGGTGCGCCGCTACAAGCTCATCGCCTTCGCCATCTCGGCCACGGTCACGGGCATGGCGGGCGGGCTGGCGGTGCTGAACCACCGGATCGCTTCGGCCGAGAGCCTGTCGGTGCCGTTCTCGGGCGAGCTGCTGGCCATCGTGCTGATCGGCGGCATGCGCAGCTTTGCCGGCCCGATCCTGGGCGCGCTGTTCTTCGTGCTGTTCCGCGAGTACCTGTCGATGGTGACGGAGAACTGGCTGCTCTGGTTCGGCCTGGTGTTCATCGCCTTCATCCTGTTCTCGCCCGCGGGCCTGGCCGGTATCTGGAACCGGGTGTGGCGCATGGTCCGCCCGGAGGCCGACCGCGCCGCCGCGATGGGCGCCCGCAGCACGCCGCCCGAGGTGGGCGAGTTTCCGTCCTTCCTGCAACGTGCCGACCGCCAGCCGCTGGTGGCCGAAGGCGTGAGCAAGCGCTTTGGCGGCGTGAAGGCCGTGGCGGACGTGAGCACCACGATCTCGGACCAGGGCGTGCACGCGCTGATCGGCCCCAATGGCGCGGGCAAGACCTCGTTCTTCAATCTGCTGTCGGGCATGTTCGCGCCCGACGAAGGCAAGGTCAGGCTGGGGACGCGCGATCTCACGGCGGGCACGCCGGACGTGATCTGCGGGGCAGGCGTGGCGCGCTCGTTCCAGATCACCAACCTCTTCAAAGGCCTGTCGGTGCGCGACAACCTGCTGCTGTCGGTCATGGCGCGCGACCCGGCGCGCTACGCCATCCTGCGGCGGGCCTCCGACCTGGACAAGGCCCAGCGCGAGACCGACGAGCTGGTGCGTTTCCTGGGGGTGACCGGCATGGAGACGGCCCTGGCCGAGGACCTGTCCTATGGCGGGCAGCGCCTGGTGGACATGGGCCTGGCGCTGGGCTCCGCGCCGCGCCTGCTGTTGCTGGACGAACCGCTGGCCGGCCTGGCGGTGGCCGAGCGCGACCGCATCGGCCGGCTGATCCGGGCGGTGGGCGACCGCATCGGCGTGCTGCTGGTGGAGCATGACGTGGACCGCGTCTTCGCCCTGTCCGACCGCATCACGGTGATGAACCAGGGCGCCGTGCTGATCGAAGGCGATGCCGCGACGGTGCAGCGTGACGCGCGCGTGCACGAAATCTATATCGGCTCCGGCAGCGAGGCGCTTGCCGCGAAGGTGCAGCCCACCGAGGTGTCCACCGAAGTCACCCTGGCGGTGGCGGGCATCGAGGCCTATTACGGCAAGAGCCACATCCTGTCGGGCATCGGCTTCTCGGCGCATCGCGGCGAGATCGTCGCGGTGCTGGGCCGCAATGGCGCGGGCAAGTCGACCTTGCTGAAGAGCCTCATCGGCATGGCGCGGCTGGCGCAGGGCGAGGTGACGGTGGCGGGGCAGACGATCCAGTCGCCGGTGCCCGAGGCCATGGCGCGGCTGGGCCTGGCCCTCGTGCCGCAGGGCCGGCGCCTCTTCCCCGGGCTGACGGTGAAGGACAACCTGATGCTGGGCCGCCTGCGCCGCGGCAGCGAGGATGCCTGGGACGACGAGCGTATCTTCTCGATCTTCCCGCGCCTGCGCGAGCGCTACATGGTGAACGCCGAGCTGCTGTCGGGCGGCGAACAGCAGATGGTGGCGATCGCGCGCGCGCTGTCGGGCCATGTGCGCGTGCTGCTGCTGGACGAACCCTTCGAAGGGCTCTCGCCCGCGATGACGGAGGAAGTCTTCAATGCCATCCTGAAGCTCAAGGGCGAGATCACCATCCTCATCGTGGACCACAACCTGGACCTTACGCTGGCGCTGGCCGACACGGCCCTGGTGCTGGATCGCGGACGGGTGTCGCATCACGGGCCGGCGCTGCCGCTCCTGACCGACCTGGCCTTGCGGCGCGAGAAGCTGTGGGTGTGAACAGGGCGGGCAAGCGCAATTCTTCACGCAAGGAGCAGCATCATGTTTGGTGACAAGACCCTCTCAAGCCGCCGCGTGCTGGTGACGGCGGGCGCCAGCGGCATCGGCCTGGCCATCGCGCGGGCCTTCCGCGGCGCGGGCGCCAAGGTGTTCGTCTGCGACGTGGACGAGGCGGCGCTGGCGGCGGCACGGAAATCCCTGCCGGGGCTGCAGGGCATCAGCGCCGACGTGTCCGACGAGGCCAGCGTGGCCGCGTTGTTCGAGGCTGCGGACGCCTGCCTGGGCGGGCTGGACATCCTGGTCAACAACGCGGGCGTGGCCGGCCCCACGGGCGGGGTCGAGACGCTGTCGCTGGCCGACTGGCGCCGCACGCTGGACGTGAACATCACCGGCCAGTTCCTGTGCGCGAGGCTGGCGGTGCCGCGGCTGCGGCGCGGCGTGAACCCTTCCATCCTCAATCTGTCTTCCGCCGCCGGGCACCTGGGCTTCCCGGGGCGCTCGCCCTATTCGGCCTCCAAGTGGGCGGTGGTGGGCTTCACCAAGTCCCTGGCCATCGAGCTGGGCGCCGATGGCATCCGCGTCAACGCGATCCTGCCCGGCGCCGTGGACGGGCCGCGCATCCGCGCCGTGATCGCGGCCAAGGCCGCGACCACTGGCCTGCCGCTTGAAGCGGTGACGCATGCCTATGAAAGCCAGGCCGCCCTGGGCCGCATGGTGACGGCGGAAGACATCGCGAACATGGCCTTGTTCGCCGTGAGCGACGCGGCCATCAACCTGTCCGGCCAGGAACTGGTGGTGGACGGCCATACGCAGAAACTGAGCTGAGGAGCACGCATGGATACGCAGCAGGACGGCGCCGTTGCCGTGGTGGGAACGGGCCTCATCGGCCAGGGCTGGGCGATCGTGTTCGCCAGGGCCGGCCTGACGGTGCGGCTGTGGGATGGCGACGCCCAGGCCCTGTCGCGCGCCGTGGACCTGATCGCCGCGCAACTGCAGGCGCTGGCGGCGCATGGCCTGGTGCAGGACGTGCCGGCCATCGTGGCGCGCCTGCAGCCTTGCCCGACGCTGGAGGCGGCGCTGGCGGGCGTGGACTATGTCCAGGAAAGCCTGCCCGAGCGCGTCGAGATCAAGCGCGAGATCCACGCGCGCCTGGACGCCGTCGCGCCGCCCGCCGCGATCCTGGCCAGCTCCACGTCCAGCATCCCGGCCTCGGCCTTCACGGAAGACCTGCCGGGGCGGGGACGCTGCGTGATCGCACATCCCGTCAACCCGCCTTACCTGGTGCCGGTCGTGGAGATCTGTGGCGCACCGTGGACCGAGCCAGAGGTGCTGCGGCGCGCCGCGGCGCTGATGGAACGCGTGAAGCAGGCGCCGGTGATCGTGCGCCGCGAACTGGAGGGCTTCGTCCTGAACCGCCTGCAAGGCGCCTTGCTGCGCGAGGCCTTCCGCCTGTACGCGCAGGGCTATGTGGACGCCGAGGGCCTGGACCGCACGATCCGCGACGGCCTGGGCCTGCGCTGGTCCTTCATGGGGCCGTTCGAGACCATCGACCTGAACGCGCCCGAGGGGCTGGCCGATTACTGCGCGCGCTACGGGGGCATGTATGAATCCATCGCCCGCGAGCAGGCCGACAGCGACCCCTGGCCGCCAGCGCTGGTGGCACGCCTGCACGCCGAGCGCCGCGCGGCACTGCCGGCCGCGGAA from Orrella dioscoreae includes the following:
- a CDS encoding branched-chain amino acid ABC transporter ATP-binding protein/permease, with the protein product MQNTELKTLAALAAGLAVLPFALQAGGLTYTSAVDCVLLAMVGLGLNVLLGQTGLVSFGHGAWYGIGAYTVAILQVRYLPDSVVLPVLGAVALVAVASLAVGALVLRRRGVYFSLLTLAFSALCFTVAFRWTSLTGGENGMGGIERHSLFGLPLDHGPTFYAVVAVIGLVVAALLLRLTHSPFGKVLLAIRENEVRTRFVGYPVRRYKLIAFAISATVTGMAGGLAVLNHRIASAESLSVPFSGELLAIVLIGGMRSFAGPILGALFFVLFREYLSMVTENWLLWFGLVFIAFILFSPAGLAGIWNRVWRMVRPEADRAAAMGARSTPPEVGEFPSFLQRADRQPLVAEGVSKRFGGVKAVADVSTTISDQGVHALIGPNGAGKTSFFNLLSGMFAPDEGKVRLGTRDLTAGTPDVICGAGVARSFQITNLFKGLSVRDNLLLSVMARDPARYAILRRASDLDKAQRETDELVRFLGVTGMETALAEDLSYGGQRLVDMGLALGSAPRLLLLDEPLAGLAVAERDRIGRLIRAVGDRIGVLLVEHDVDRVFALSDRITVMNQGAVLIEGDAATVQRDARVHEIYIGSGSEALAAKVQPTEVSTEVTLAVAGIEAYYGKSHILSGIGFSAHRGEIVAVLGRNGAGKSTLLKSLIGMARLAQGEVTVAGQTIQSPVPEAMARLGLALVPQGRRLFPGLTVKDNLMLGRLRRGSEDAWDDERIFSIFPRLRERYMVNAELLSGGEQQMVAIARALSGHVRVLLLDEPFEGLSPAMTEEVFNAILKLKGEITILIVDHNLDLTLALADTALVLDRGRVSHHGPALPLLTDLALRREKLWV
- a CDS encoding SDR family oxidoreductase, encoding MFGDKTLSSRRVLVTAGASGIGLAIARAFRGAGAKVFVCDVDEAALAAARKSLPGLQGISADVSDEASVAALFEAADACLGGLDILVNNAGVAGPTGGVETLSLADWRRTLDVNITGQFLCARLAVPRLRRGVNPSILNLSSAAGHLGFPGRSPYSASKWAVVGFTKSLAIELGADGIRVNAILPGAVDGPRIRAVIAAKAATTGLPLEAVTHAYESQAALGRMVTAEDIANMALFAVSDAAINLSGQELVVDGHTQKLS
- a CDS encoding 3-hydroxyacyl-CoA dehydrogenase — translated: MDTQQDGAVAVVGTGLIGQGWAIVFARAGLTVRLWDGDAQALSRAVDLIAAQLQALAAHGLVQDVPAIVARLQPCPTLEAALAGVDYVQESLPERVEIKREIHARLDAVAPPAAILASSTSSIPASAFTEDLPGRGRCVIAHPVNPPYLVPVVEICGAPWTEPEVLRRAAALMERVKQAPVIVRRELEGFVLNRLQGALLREAFRLYAQGYVDAEGLDRTIRDGLGLRWSFMGPFETIDLNAPEGLADYCARYGGMYESIAREQADSDPWPPALVARLHAERRAALPAAELAERRIWRDERLMRLAALKQGFAADDGKTS